In Pyrus communis chromosome 8, drPyrComm1.1, whole genome shotgun sequence, one genomic interval encodes:
- the LOC137742748 gene encoding protein GAMETOPHYTE DEFECTIVE 1, which produces MAFFDLSIPYTDPSPPDRSSATRAKLVTKALELGYSGIAYNRTIKGVMSDHDRCTIPLLKLPSLLKHSPLLHSSVNFHRDLLGVPRSSPFRQYTRLTVCAETPAQSQALNSGNPVLKTYDLVAVKPLNQSAFDLACEKLEVDIIAIDFSEKLPFRLKMPMVKAAMERGVYFEITYANLIADVQARKQIITNAKLLVDWTRGRNLIICSAAPTASEFRGPYDVANLMSLLGLSMERAKASISRNCRTLVANAVRKKHFFKETIRVEVLSSDQETDKNKPWSGDLFQWDPISSGEGDLVLADLEKSFSTSSNKVSKTAKAIDFASVIDSMPSLGFQVKDVICGNDVVVSQSMATCKSTVSASEAVEQPAVTAGVPEQPDRASFPQSGQSSLCDSLVDQQMFDSENPQKLYSSCDTANACIGAVEIKSPTLTSEAKPNNADGTDGNIDLILNEIHDLQSQKCVTNRELDVVPPNDNLTFQALDVGLNAVCTANSEVEVSTNYQDSDIPAPHSEEALCVNGSDTQIDVMDEIFKMLPVKSKEEKSLYLNSSSLHTSEKEQFRESGDDTVVLANQVPVLQSYDGMVAPAIDDYLVARHGSTEVTMEENENGKADTEINYPDSVQSISGKSRPKRKTPHQVKFLPLKRLLHTVPFKKAQKSKKKN; this is translated from the exons ATGGCCTTCTTCGACCTCAGCATACCCTATACGGACCCCTCCCCACCGGACCGATCATCAGCAACACGTGCCAAGCTGGTGACCAAGGCCCTGGAGCTCGGCTATTCCGGAATCGCTTACAACCGCACGATCAAGGGCGTCATGTCCGATCACGACCGTTGCACCATCCCCCTCCTTAAACTTCCTTCCCTCCTCAAGCACTCCCCTCTCCTCCACTCCTCCGTCAACTTCCACCGCGACCTCCTCGGTGTCCCCCGATCCTCCCCTTTCCGCCAGTACACCCGCCTCACCGTCTGCGCCGAGACCCCAGCCCAGTCGCAGGCCCTTAATTCCGGTAACCCGGTTCTGAAGACTTACGATTTGGTCGCCGTCAAGCCCTTGAATCAGTCCGCTTTCGACCTCGCCTGTGAGAAATTGGAG GTAGATATAATTGCGATTGATTTCTCGGAGAAGTTGCCGTTTCGATTGAAGATGCCCATGGTTAAAGCTGCAATGGAG CGCGGAGTGTATTTTGAGATCACATATGCGAATCTCATTGCCGATGTTCAAGCCAGAAAGCAAATAATAACCAATGCTAAG TTACTGGTAGATTGGACTCGTGGAAGGAATCTAATAATTTGCAGTGCTGCCCCGACTGCAAGTGAATTTAGGGGGCCATATGATGTTGCAAACTTAATGTCATTACTGGGGCTCTCAATGGAGCGAGCTAAAGCGTCTATATCAAGAAATTGTAG GACTCTAGTAGCTAATGCTGTgagaaaaaaacactttttcAAGGAAACCATAAGAGTTGAAGTTCTGTCATCGGATCAAGAAACTGACAAGAACAAACCTTGGTCTGGTGACTTGTTTCAATGGGATCCCATCTCTAGTGGTGAAGGTGATTTGGTATTAGCTGATTTGGAAAAGTCTTTCAGTACCTCTAGTAACAAAGTATCCAAAACTGCCAAAGCCATTGATTTTGCTTCAGTCATTGACAGCATGCCGTCACTTGGGTTTCAAGTCAAGGATGTGATATGTGGCAATGATGTGGTTGTATCTCAATCAATGGCTACTTGTAAAAGCACTGTTTCTGCTTCTGAGGCAGTTGAGCAACCAGCTGTGACTGCTGGAGTGCCAGAGCAACCTGATAGAGCTTCTTTTCCTCAATCAGGTCAATCTTCTTTGTGTGATAGTCTTGTGGACCAACAAATGTTTGACTCTGAAAATCCTCAGAAATTATATTCATCTTGTGATACTGCGAACGCTTGTATTGGTGCTGTTGAAATTAAATCTCCTACATTAACTTCTGAAGCAAAACCAAACAATGCAGATGGTACAGATGGGaatattgatttgattttgaacGAAATTCATGATTTGCAATCACAGAAGTGCGTGACTAATCGTGAATTGGATGTTGTGCCACCTAATGATAATTTAACATTTCAAGCGTTAGACGTTGGGTTAAATGCTGTTTGTACTGCTAATTCTGAAGTTGAAGTTTCCACAAATTACCAGGATTCGGATATTCCTGCTCCTCACAGTGAAGAGGCTTTGTGTGTGAATGGTTCTGATACACAAATTGATGTGATGGATGAAATTTTTAAAATGCTACCTGTGAAGAGTAAAGAAGAAAAATCTCTGTATTTGAATTCATCATCATTGCATACTTCAGAAAAGGAACAATTCAGGGAATCTGGAGATGATACAGTTGTACTTGCAAATCAGGTTCCTGTTCTGCAGTCTTATGATGGTATGGTGGCGCCTGCAATTGATGATTATTTAGTTGCAAGGCATGGGTCAACGGAAGTGACTATGGAAGAGAACGAAAATGGGAAAGCTGATACTGAAATTAACTATCCAGACTCAGTTCAATCTATATCAG GGAAATCCAGACCAAAAAGGAAGACTCCTCATCAAGTGAAGTTTCTTCCTCTTAAGCGATTGTTGCATACTGTACCCTTCAAGAAGGCGCAGAAAAgtaagaagaaaaattaa